In the Streptomyces cinnamoneus genome, CCGTCGGGGCGCAGATGGGTGAGCATCGGCAGCAACCGGGCCCGGCCCCGGGCACATCTGCTCTTGACCGTGCCGGTCGGGACGTCCAGCACCTTGGCGGCCTCGGCCACGGGGTATCCCTGCATGTCGACGAGGACCAGGGCGGCCCGCTGGTCCGGTGGCAGCTTGGCCAGGGCCTGGATCAGCTCGCGGTGCAGGTCCCCGCGCTCGGCGGGCGCGGCCGCCGACTCGTGGGGCTCCAGGAGCTGCTCAAGGCGCTCGGTCTCCGCGAGCGGTGAGGTGCGCCGTGAGGCGGCCTTGCGGGCCCGGTCCAGGCAGGCGTTGACCGTGATGCGGTGCAACCACGTGGTGACCGCGGACTGTCCGCGGAAGGTGTGAGCGGCTCGATAGGCGGAGACCAGCGCGTCCTGGACGGCGTCGGCGGCCTCTTCCCGGTCCCCCAGCGTCCGCAGGGCCACCGCCCAGAGCCGGTCACGGTGACGTCGTACGAGTTCGCCGAAGGCGTCGGGGTCGCCGTCGAGGTGCATCGAGAGAAGCTCGCCATCGTTCGCGCGGTCACGCGTGACGTCGTCCAATGACGAGCCCTCCCCCTTAAGTGACGCGATATGTCAGGTCAACCCGTGAACTGCACGTCGACGACGCCTTGTTTGTAACCGGCCCCACTGAAGTGGGCGCTGTCCGAGTAAGGCATCTCCGTGATCCAGAGGAGGACGTAGCGGGTTTCCCTCGGCTCCTTCAGGGAGATCGTGGACTCCGTCGTGGACGTCTGGCCGTGGGCCAGCTTCTTCATCGAGTCGAGGGAAGCCGACGGTGAGTTCGCCGCGTAGAGGGTCACCGTGGTGTGGTCGCCGCCGTACAGCAGCTTCACCGACGCGCCGTCGATCTGCTTCTTCTCCCCGAGGTCGTAGACGATGCCGACGCCGTCCTTGTAAGGAGCGAGCTTCGGCCCGTCGTTGAAGGTCAGGGAGCGCCACGAGGTTTCCGGATCGCCGTCGTAGCTGTCCCTCACCTGGCCGGGATGCTGGAACTTGCCGTCCGGGGCGTACTCGTGGGCGCCCTCGATCTTTATGGGCTTGCTCTCGACCTCGGTCGGGGAGTCGTCGCTGGAGGACTGGGAGTGCGGGGTGTCCGATTCGCCGTCCTTGAGGAGCGTGTCCGCGAGCTGCCAGCTGCCCAGGCCGAGCGCGGCGATGAGCAGGGCCGAGACGCTCCACTTGAGCGCCTTGCCGGTGCGGCTCTGGAGCGGGGGCGGCGGGGCGACGGGCACGGCCTGCGCCGGGGCACCGCCGTGTACCGCGGGCTGGGCGCGCGGGTAGGTGGGCGGCGTGGCGTACGTGGACTCCGGCGGCCTGATGCGCGG is a window encoding:
- the sigM gene encoding RNA polymerase sigma factor SigM; this translates as MDDVTRDRANDGELLSMHLDGDPDAFGELVRRHRDRLWAVALRTLGDREEAADAVQDALVSAYRAAHTFRGQSAVTTWLHRITVNACLDRARKAASRRTSPLAETERLEQLLEPHESAAAPAERGDLHRELIQALAKLPPDQRAALVLVDMQGYPVAEAAKVLDVPTGTVKSRCARGRARLLPMLTHLRPDGRGSPPLDRERNRSQGASVPPPAGQSEADPVKGGGGRA